The following are from one region of the Stigmatella ashevillena genome:
- a CDS encoding GTPase family protein: MDATNLPDPEALHRLLTSAQTLPALAPHASRLERLREDYARGVARKDAPLTVALVGATGAGKSTLLNALAGQSLSREGENRPTSTTATVFAPSDAELGPLERAGLAVVRYAAGAHGLWSGQIFIDTPDLNSVATAHREVARAALELADVALVVMHRGSVAEATQVEFLAGFAQRRALVLLVNFADELSPDSRETLKAQARRLTSEQFDLAQEQVPAFAISARAARDGKDVSGEFGTFLFHLRELATQAVASRVRRSNALGALEEVATRVDAALKETEAVLSRTRAALETGLGRASEGLIKDFDTRLTLAQGHLAAEVRRQAASRFWGPAAWGLRLSPWGTGGMGAAALFARQSLPVGLAVAAASTALDAVRDKTRARAAETLVVEPFEDDLTVEAAARAALTEARAFSHASGLDPRMLGLPDTPALLAELQAARAQTWRYTVTTAIAEAVAGWWRVARWGVLPLINLPLFALLGHVGYRVVRAYVEGPLLGGDYFLNAGALFVLLAGAGALLASASLTGAGRAAHRAGKDRFTQTLATLSGRLGEAVEDSLRPGREAARGLLSLLRR; encoded by the coding sequence GTGGACGCGACGAACCTGCCCGACCCTGAAGCCCTTCACCGCCTGCTCACCAGCGCTCAGACGCTGCCAGCACTCGCGCCACATGCCTCCCGGCTGGAGCGGCTGCGCGAAGACTATGCCCGGGGAGTCGCTCGCAAGGACGCGCCCCTCACCGTCGCCCTCGTGGGGGCCACGGGCGCTGGCAAGTCCACCCTGCTCAATGCCTTGGCCGGACAGTCTCTCTCCCGCGAGGGCGAGAACCGCCCGACCAGCACCACTGCCACCGTCTTCGCCCCCTCTGACGCCGAGTTGGGGCCCCTGGAGCGCGCGGGCCTTGCCGTCGTGCGCTATGCGGCCGGGGCTCATGGTCTCTGGTCTGGCCAGATCTTCATCGACACTCCGGACCTCAACAGCGTGGCCACCGCCCACCGCGAGGTGGCTCGCGCCGCGCTGGAGTTGGCGGATGTGGCCCTCGTGGTGATGCACCGCGGCAGCGTGGCCGAAGCCACCCAGGTGGAGTTCCTCGCCGGGTTTGCCCAGCGCCGGGCGCTCGTCCTGCTCGTCAACTTCGCGGACGAGCTGTCGCCGGACTCCAGAGAGACGCTCAAGGCCCAGGCCCGCCGACTCACCTCCGAGCAGTTCGACCTGGCCCAGGAGCAGGTCCCCGCCTTCGCCATCAGCGCCCGTGCGGCCCGCGACGGAAAGGATGTCTCGGGTGAATTCGGCACCTTCCTCTTCCACCTCCGGGAGCTGGCCACCCAGGCGGTGGCCTCCCGGGTGCGCCGGAGCAACGCGCTCGGCGCCCTGGAAGAGGTGGCCACCCGCGTGGACGCCGCGCTCAAGGAGACCGAAGCGGTGCTGTCCCGCACCCGCGCCGCCCTGGAGACGGGGCTGGGCCGCGCCAGTGAAGGGCTGATCAAGGACTTCGACACGCGCCTGACCCTGGCCCAGGGCCACCTCGCCGCCGAAGTGCGCCGACAAGCCGCGAGCCGCTTCTGGGGTCCGGCTGCCTGGGGCCTGCGCCTGTCTCCCTGGGGAACGGGCGGCATGGGCGCGGCGGCCCTGTTCGCCCGGCAAAGCCTCCCCGTGGGGCTGGCGGTGGCGGCCGCCTCCACCGCACTGGACGCCGTACGGGACAAGACCCGGGCCCGGGCCGCAGAGACGTTGGTGGTGGAGCCCTTCGAGGACGACCTCACGGTGGAGGCCGCCGCGCGCGCCGCGCTCACCGAGGCCCGCGCCTTCTCGCATGCGAGCGGGCTGGATCCTCGAATGCTCGGGCTTCCCGATACACCAGCGCTGCTGGCGGAGCTGCAAGCAGCGCGCGCCCAGACCTGGCGCTACACCGTCACCACGGCGATCGCCGAGGCCGTTGCGGGCTGGTGGCGCGTGGCCCGCTGGGGGGTGCTGCCGCTCATCAACCTGCCCCTGTTCGCACTGCTGGGGCACGTGGGGTACCGCGTGGTGCGCGCCTACGTGGAGGGCCCCTTGCTGGGCGGGGACTACTTCCTCAACGCGGGCGCGCTCTTCGTCCTGCTCGCGGGGGCCGGGGCGCTGCTGGCCTCAGCGAGTCTCACGGGCGCTGGCCGTGCCGCTCACCGAGCGGGGAAGGACCGGTTTACGCAGACCCTCGCCACCCTGAGCGGGCGCCTCGGAGAGGCTGTCGAGGACAGCCTTCGCCCCGGGCGGGAGGCCGCTCGCGGACTGCTGAGCCTCCTCCGACGGTGA
- a CDS encoding class I SAM-dependent methyltransferase, producing MGLGGILHFIRQEVLVGEHEVFHRTLRQALVGTCESVLDVGCGFRSPLASFSRLIPRTVGVDGYAHAIERSRAAGIHGEYHCMDLLQVATAFPPKSFDAVIALDVIEHFDKPTGYRFMEILESLARKRVILFTPNGFLPQDEWDGNVHQLHRSGWEVYDFELRGYRVSGMSGWKPLRGEYALPSIRPYRLGGLLSRLSEPFAARFPHHAFQLLAIREMERSGEEAKHAPHQGTCAESARAS from the coding sequence ATGGGCCTCGGGGGCATTCTCCACTTCATTCGGCAAGAAGTCCTGGTCGGTGAGCACGAGGTGTTCCACCGCACGCTCCGGCAGGCGCTGGTGGGCACCTGTGAGAGCGTTCTGGACGTGGGGTGTGGGTTCCGCTCGCCGTTGGCGTCCTTCTCGCGCCTCATTCCGCGCACGGTGGGCGTGGACGGCTATGCCCACGCCATCGAGCGCAGCCGGGCGGCAGGCATCCACGGCGAGTACCACTGCATGGATCTGTTGCAGGTGGCCACGGCCTTCCCGCCGAAGAGCTTCGATGCAGTCATCGCCCTGGATGTCATCGAGCACTTCGACAAGCCCACGGGCTATCGCTTCATGGAGATACTGGAGTCGCTGGCGCGCAAGCGCGTCATCCTCTTCACGCCCAACGGTTTCCTGCCGCAGGATGAGTGGGACGGCAATGTGCACCAGCTCCACCGCTCGGGCTGGGAGGTATATGACTTCGAGCTGCGCGGCTACCGGGTCTCCGGCATGAGTGGGTGGAAACCCCTTCGAGGGGAGTACGCCCTGCCGAGCATTCGCCCCTACCGGCTGGGGGGCCTGTTGTCACGGCTCTCCGAGCCCTTCGCGGCGCGCTTCCCCCACCACGCCTTTCAGCTCCTGGCTATCCGGGAGATGGAGCGCTCCGGAGAAGAAGCGAAGCACGCTCCCCATCAGGGCACGTGCGCTGAGTCCGCCCGGGCGTCGTAG
- a CDS encoding TetR/AcrR family transcriptional regulator — MPPRKASAEEATARSRRTQQERREETRRRLLDATIGVLVEQGYARLTTVEVARRAGVSQGAIFTHFETKAELLVAAVEHLFPRLIQDYLAGYGGLPSGRDRIGAAVEMLWAVFERPEMLAAVELYVAARTEPEFQAALATVEGPHRNNLVRVARGLFPEAAEHPDFEAVVELIIDAVQGGAIARVARPHHPALRRMRQVLIRFVHRSFTRHRRQSRAQS, encoded by the coding sequence ATGCCCCCGCGAAAGGCATCTGCGGAAGAAGCCACGGCGCGCTCACGCCGCACCCAACAGGAGCGGCGCGAAGAGACGCGTCGGCGGCTGCTGGATGCCACCATTGGCGTGCTGGTCGAGCAGGGCTACGCGCGGCTCACCACGGTCGAGGTCGCCCGGCGGGCGGGCGTTTCCCAGGGCGCGATCTTCACCCACTTCGAGACCAAGGCGGAGCTGCTGGTGGCCGCCGTCGAGCACCTCTTTCCCCGGCTCATCCAGGACTACCTCGCCGGCTATGGGGGACTGCCCAGTGGGCGGGATCGCATTGGCGCCGCGGTGGAGATGTTGTGGGCCGTCTTCGAGCGCCCGGAGATGCTGGCCGCCGTCGAGCTGTATGTGGCGGCCCGCACGGAGCCCGAGTTCCAAGCGGCGCTGGCCACCGTGGAGGGCCCCCACCGCAACAACCTCGTGCGCGTGGCGCGCGGGCTGTTCCCCGAGGCCGCCGAGCACCCGGACTTCGAGGCCGTCGTCGAGCTGATCATCGACGCGGTGCAAGGGGGTGCCATCGCGCGCGTGGCCCGGCCCCACCACCCCGCCCTGCGGCGAATGCGGCAGGTGCTCATCCGCTTCGTCCACCGCAGTTTCACCCGGCACCGGCGGCAGTCCCGCGCCCAGTCCTAG
- a CDS encoding methylated-DNA--[protein]-cysteine S-methyltransferase, with protein MKIHLTEALATARLQTPIGELRLAASDEGLRTVLFETDSAELPAARGSGIARSHLASACTALEEYFTGRRKTFEGVTLAARGTEFQCQVWRALSLLPFGQTVSYATLAQRIGRPTAVRAVGLANGQNPLPLIVPCHRVIGSNGALTGFAGGLPAKKWLLEFEGALSPRLLPR; from the coding sequence ATGAAGATCCATCTGACAGAGGCATTGGCCACGGCGCGCCTTCAGACGCCCATCGGCGAGCTGCGGCTTGCCGCGAGCGATGAAGGCCTTCGCACGGTGTTGTTCGAAACGGATTCGGCAGAGCTCCCGGCGGCGAGGGGCTCTGGAATCGCACGCTCGCATCTGGCGAGTGCCTGCACCGCGCTCGAAGAGTACTTCACCGGACGGCGCAAGACGTTCGAGGGGGTGACCTTGGCGGCCCGGGGCACGGAGTTCCAGTGCCAGGTGTGGCGTGCCTTGAGCCTTCTGCCCTTTGGCCAGACGGTCAGCTACGCGACTCTGGCGCAGCGGATCGGTCGGCCGACGGCTGTACGGGCGGTGGGGCTGGCGAATGGCCAGAACCCCCTTCCGCTCATCGTGCCGTGCCATCGCGTAATTGGGTCCAACGGCGCGCTCACCGGCTTCGCGGGGGGTCTTCCCGCCAAGAAATGGCTCCTGGAATTCGAAGGGGCGCTGAGCCCCCGCCTGCTGCCCAGGTGA
- a CDS encoding DNA-3-methyladenine glycosylase 2 has protein sequence MATHDTLDQDLCHRALVGRDARFDGRFFVCVKTTRIYCRPVCPARTPKRENCAFVPSAAAAEALGYRSCLRCRPESAPGTPAWAGTEASVARALKLIDEGALDEGSVGQLAARLGMGERQLHRVFVRHLGASPQAVASNRRLLVAKQLITETRLPLSGVAAAAGFRSLRRFNDAVRIAYQRSPSELRRSSQDPHAQAPAAICLRLSYRPPFDWEGVLTYLAGRALPGIERVEAQVYRRTYRLGDSTGILEVSHQPERRALSVRIEGEGPLPVRPLVARVRRLFDLDADPAALALALGGDPLIGPRLARAGGVRVPGAFEPFELAVRAILGQQVSVKGATTLAGRVIQRCGTPAPRTRDGLTHLFPSAQALAQADLSGLGLTGGRIVALKGLAAACAAGTCDLRPGASLEDSVARLVALPGIGEWTAHYIALRALGEPDAFPASDLGLRKAAGGGTVMAAPALERMAEAWRPWRGYAALLLWTEPFPAVAVSTAA, from the coding sequence ATGGCCACCCACGACACGCTGGATCAGGACCTCTGCCACCGGGCCCTTGTGGGGCGAGATGCCCGGTTCGACGGCCGCTTCTTCGTCTGCGTCAAGACGACCCGCATCTATTGTCGCCCGGTGTGCCCCGCGCGGACGCCGAAGCGGGAGAACTGTGCCTTCGTTCCCAGCGCGGCCGCCGCCGAGGCCCTGGGGTATCGCTCCTGCTTGCGCTGCCGTCCGGAGTCGGCCCCGGGGACGCCCGCGTGGGCGGGGACCGAGGCGAGCGTGGCCCGGGCCCTGAAGTTGATCGACGAAGGTGCCCTCGACGAGGGCTCGGTCGGACAGCTCGCCGCGCGGTTGGGCATGGGCGAGCGGCAGCTTCACCGGGTCTTCGTGAGGCACCTGGGCGCGAGCCCCCAGGCGGTGGCGAGCAACCGGCGGTTGCTGGTGGCCAAGCAGCTCATCACGGAGACCCGGCTGCCGTTGAGCGGCGTGGCGGCCGCGGCGGGCTTCCGGAGCCTTCGCCGCTTCAATGACGCCGTGCGGATCGCCTACCAGCGAAGTCCGAGCGAGCTGCGCCGCTCCTCCCAGGATCCTCACGCTCAGGCTCCCGCGGCCATTTGCCTGCGCCTGAGCTATCGCCCACCGTTCGACTGGGAGGGGGTGCTCACCTACCTCGCTGGGCGGGCCCTTCCCGGCATCGAGAGGGTGGAGGCGCAGGTCTACCGCCGGACTTACCGGCTTGGTGACAGCACGGGGATCCTCGAGGTGTCGCACCAGCCCGAGCGCAGGGCGCTGTCGGTTCGAATCGAGGGAGAAGGCCCTCTCCCCGTGCGCCCGCTCGTGGCGAGGGTCCGCAGGCTGTTCGATCTGGACGCGGATCCCGCGGCGCTGGCCCTGGCGCTCGGAGGAGATCCCCTCATCGGACCTCGCCTCGCGCGCGCGGGCGGAGTGCGTGTTCCCGGCGCCTTCGAGCCCTTCGAGCTGGCGGTCCGCGCCATCCTGGGCCAGCAGGTGTCCGTGAAGGGTGCCACGACGCTCGCGGGGCGGGTGATTCAGCGCTGCGGAACACCAGCCCCCCGGACGCGCGACGGGCTGACCCATCTCTTTCCCTCTGCGCAAGCGCTGGCCCAGGCGGACCTGTCCGGGCTTGGGCTCACGGGCGGACGCATCGTGGCGCTGAAGGGCTTGGCGGCGGCGTGTGCCGCGGGCACGTGTGACTTGAGGCCGGGCGCGAGCCTGGAAGACAGCGTCGCTCGGCTCGTCGCACTGCCGGGGATCGGCGAGTGGACCGCGCACTACATCGCTTTGCGGGCACTGGGAGAACCCGACGCCTTTCCCGCGTCGGACCTGGGGCTGCGCAAGGCCGCGGGAGGTGGCACCGTCATGGCGGCTCCCGCGCTCGAGCGGATGGCGGAGGCCTGGAGACCCTGGCGCGGCTACGCGGCGCTGCTGCTCTGGACAGAACCCTTTCCTGCCGTGGCCGTGAGCACGGCCGCTTGA
- a CDS encoding glucose-6-phosphate isomerase produces the protein MSQRELWERYKRYLCVSPSLGFSLDISRMKFTEAFLDRMREPLKAAFDAMEELEKGAIANPDEKRQVGHYWLRASELSPEAGIGRAIRDTLADVHWFAEEIHAGRIGPQTAERFTQLLVIGIGGSALGPQLVADALGGPADPMKLFFFDNTDPDGMDRVLAQVGDKLPETLTLVISKSGGTKETRNGMLEAERAYKARGLEFSAHAVAVTGDNSELDRYAKKNSWLRTFPMWDWIGGRTSVLSTVGLLPARLQGLDVDGLLTGAREMDRQTRQRELAHNPAALLALMWFHAGNGRGTHDMVILPYKDRLLLLSKYLQQLVMESLGKELSLDGKVVNQGLAVYGNKGSTDQHAYVQQLREGVHNFFVTFVEVLKDREGPSQDVEEDATSGDYLVGFLLGTRRALYEKDRESILLTVPDVSPRTLGALIALYERAVGLYAQLVHINAYHQPGVEAGKKAAGTVLELQRKVLSQLRGKRGQAKTAEELATAISAPDEVETVFQVLEHLAANPDHGVSRTEGPTPFDARYQVA, from the coding sequence ATGAGCCAGCGGGAGCTGTGGGAGCGGTACAAGCGTTATCTGTGTGTCAGCCCGTCCTTGGGCTTCTCGCTCGACATCTCGCGGATGAAGTTCACCGAGGCCTTCCTGGACCGAATGCGCGAGCCGCTCAAGGCGGCCTTCGACGCCATGGAGGAGCTGGAGAAGGGCGCCATCGCCAACCCGGACGAGAAGCGCCAGGTGGGCCACTACTGGCTGCGCGCCTCGGAGCTGTCCCCCGAGGCGGGGATCGGCCGGGCCATCCGCGACACGCTGGCGGACGTGCACTGGTTCGCCGAGGAGATTCACGCGGGGCGGATCGGCCCGCAGACGGCCGAGCGCTTCACGCAACTGCTGGTCATCGGCATTGGCGGCTCGGCGCTGGGGCCCCAACTGGTGGCGGACGCGCTGGGCGGGCCCGCGGACCCGATGAAGCTGTTCTTCTTCGACAACACGGACCCGGACGGCATGGACCGGGTGCTCGCCCAGGTGGGAGACAAGCTGCCGGAGACGCTCACCCTGGTCATCAGCAAGTCGGGTGGAACGAAGGAGACGCGCAACGGCATGCTGGAGGCCGAGCGGGCCTACAAGGCGCGCGGGCTCGAGTTCAGCGCGCACGCGGTGGCCGTCACGGGCGACAACAGCGAGTTGGACCGGTACGCGAAGAAGAACAGCTGGCTGCGCACCTTCCCCATGTGGGACTGGATCGGCGGACGCACCTCGGTGCTCTCCACGGTGGGCCTGCTGCCCGCGCGGCTCCAGGGGCTGGACGTGGATGGGCTCTTGACGGGCGCGCGGGAAATGGACCGGCAGACGCGGCAGCGGGAGCTGGCCCACAACCCGGCGGCGCTGCTCGCGCTGATGTGGTTCCACGCCGGCAACGGGCGCGGCACCCACGACATGGTCATCCTGCCCTATAAGGACCGGCTGCTCTTGCTCTCCAAGTACCTCCAGCAGCTCGTCATGGAGTCGCTGGGCAAGGAGCTGTCGCTGGACGGCAAGGTGGTCAACCAGGGCCTCGCCGTCTACGGGAACAAGGGTTCCACGGACCAGCACGCCTACGTGCAGCAGCTGCGCGAGGGGGTGCACAACTTCTTCGTCACCTTCGTGGAGGTGCTCAAGGACCGGGAGGGCCCCTCCCAGGACGTCGAGGAGGATGCCACCAGCGGGGACTATCTGGTGGGCTTCCTGCTGGGCACGCGCCGCGCCCTCTACGAGAAGGACCGCGAGTCGATCCTGCTCACCGTCCCGGACGTGAGCCCGCGCACGCTGGGCGCCCTGATCGCCCTCTATGAGCGCGCGGTGGGCCTGTACGCCCAGCTCGTCCACATCAACGCCTACCACCAGCCCGGCGTCGAGGCGGGTAAGAAGGCCGCTGGGACCGTGCTGGAGCTGCAGCGCAAGGTGCTCTCCCAGCTGCGCGGCAAGCGGGGCCAGGCGAAGACGGCAGAGGAGCTGGCCACCGCCATCAGCGCGCCGGACGAGGTGGAGACGGTCTTCCAAGTGCTGGAGCACCTGGCGGCCAATCCGGACCATGGGGTGTCGCGCACCGAGGGGCCGACCCCCTTCGATGCGCGCTACCAGGTGGCCTGA
- a CDS encoding RNA polymerase sigma-70 factor, with the protein MTDVQVEDFEAHRPSLWAIAYRMLGSASEAEDVVQETWLRWQSASRDGVRSGRAFLSAVATRLCLDHLKSARARREVYVGPWLPEPVRTDTQVDPETISFAFLVLLESLTPMERAVYLLNEVFGYSHAEVAQMLDKEEAACRQLLHRARGHLVSRRPRFAPSKEAHARMVTSFLSACSSGDLEGIKRLLSEDVTAWADGGGKVSAATRLVQGTEAVARQYLGLLNKMMKVPGSALETSEVNGWPALVVRLNGAVFDVISFETDGEHIHAIHAVLNPDKLARL; encoded by the coding sequence ATGACGGATGTGCAGGTGGAGGACTTCGAGGCCCACAGACCCTCTCTGTGGGCCATCGCGTACCGAATGCTCGGCTCGGCCTCCGAGGCGGAGGACGTCGTTCAAGAGACCTGGCTGCGCTGGCAGTCCGCGTCTCGTGATGGGGTCCGTTCGGGCCGGGCCTTTCTCTCGGCGGTGGCGACGCGGCTCTGTCTGGATCACCTCAAGAGCGCGCGCGCCCGGCGCGAGGTCTACGTGGGGCCGTGGCTTCCCGAACCGGTGCGCACGGATACGCAGGTGGATCCGGAGACCATCTCGTTCGCGTTCCTGGTGCTGCTCGAGAGCCTGACGCCCATGGAGCGCGCCGTGTACCTGCTGAACGAGGTGTTCGGTTACAGCCATGCCGAGGTGGCGCAGATGCTCGACAAGGAAGAGGCCGCCTGTCGGCAGTTGCTGCACCGGGCCCGGGGGCACCTCGTGTCCCGGCGTCCCCGCTTTGCCCCCTCGAAGGAGGCGCATGCGCGGATGGTGACGAGCTTTCTATCGGCCTGCTCGAGCGGAGATCTGGAAGGGATCAAGCGCCTCCTCTCGGAGGATGTGACGGCCTGGGCGGATGGGGGCGGCAAGGTCTCTGCGGCGACCCGGCTCGTTCAAGGCACGGAAGCCGTGGCGCGCCAGTACCTGGGGCTGCTGAACAAGATGATGAAGGTGCCAGGCAGCGCCCTGGAGACGTCCGAGGTGAACGGCTGGCCCGCGCTGGTGGTCCGGCTCAACGGCGCGGTCTTTGACGTCATCTCCTTCGAGACCGATGGAGAGCACATCCACGCCATCCACGCGGTCCTCAATCCGGACAAGCTCGCCCGCCTCTAG
- a CDS encoding NAD(P)/FAD-dependent oxidoreductase, giving the protein MRVIILGGGYAGLVCALRLARRARGQVAITLVSENEHFVERIRLHEWAAGHKPSQKALKEMVAGTDITLKRGRVTRIDPQGEVTVGQERLSFDRLVVALGSQADTRSVPGIREHAFTLEPASAAELASKLPALAARGGRVVVIGGGLTGIEGATEFAESYPGLKVSLLTSSALGKDFQDVGRKHLLSCLDRLGVTQEQGRVKRIHADAIELADRTVPFDVCLWTGGFTVPALLRESGLPVNERGQVLVDPFLHVLGHKNIMAVGDAATLVDPPSAMDMGCKTALPMGAHAAENLARILRGEPEKRLEYVHSVFCTSLGRNDGIIQFYRADGSRVPWVVTGRPAAWIKEFICRSTLLAPQLERVGLGGTLWRKRSQTSSLEPSGQEILAV; this is encoded by the coding sequence ATGCGCGTCATCATCCTTGGAGGCGGTTATGCAGGTCTGGTCTGTGCGTTGCGCCTCGCGAGGCGGGCCCGTGGACAGGTGGCCATCACCCTGGTGAGTGAGAATGAACACTTCGTGGAGCGCATCCGGCTTCACGAGTGGGCGGCTGGACACAAGCCGTCGCAGAAGGCGCTCAAGGAGATGGTGGCGGGCACGGACATCACGCTGAAGCGGGGCCGCGTCACCCGGATTGATCCCCAGGGGGAAGTGACTGTCGGGCAGGAGCGGTTGTCGTTCGACCGGCTGGTGGTGGCGCTGGGTTCTCAGGCCGATACGCGGAGCGTGCCTGGCATCCGCGAGCATGCCTTCACGCTTGAGCCCGCGTCCGCGGCCGAGCTGGCCTCGAAGCTTCCTGCGCTCGCCGCGCGGGGTGGGCGTGTGGTCGTCATCGGCGGAGGGCTCACCGGCATCGAGGGCGCCACGGAGTTCGCGGAGTCCTACCCGGGCCTCAAGGTGAGCCTGCTGACCTCGAGCGCTCTGGGCAAGGACTTCCAGGACGTGGGGCGCAAGCACCTGCTCTCATGTCTGGACCGGCTGGGCGTCACCCAAGAGCAAGGGCGCGTGAAGCGGATTCACGCCGATGCCATCGAGCTGGCGGATCGCACCGTGCCCTTCGATGTCTGTCTGTGGACGGGCGGCTTCACGGTCCCTGCCTTGCTGAGGGAGTCCGGGCTGCCGGTGAACGAGCGGGGGCAGGTGTTGGTCGATCCGTTCCTGCACGTGCTCGGGCACAAGAACATCATGGCGGTGGGGGACGCGGCCACGCTGGTGGATCCGCCTTCCGCCATGGACATGGGCTGCAAGACCGCCCTGCCCATGGGGGCGCACGCGGCGGAGAACCTTGCCCGGATCCTCCGCGGCGAGCCCGAGAAGCGCCTCGAGTACGTCCACTCGGTGTTCTGCACCAGCTTGGGCAGGAATGACGGGATCATCCAGTTTTACCGGGCAGACGGCTCGAGAGTGCCCTGGGTGGTGACCGGCCGCCCGGCCGCCTGGATCAAGGAATTCATCTGCCGCTCCACGCTCCTGGCCCCCCAGCTTGAGCGGGTAGGCCTCGGCGGGACCCTGTGGCGAAAGAGGAGTCAGACGTCCTCGCTCGAACCCTCGGGTCAAGAGATACTGGCTGTATGA
- a CDS encoding sterol desaturase family protein, translating into MEELHIPDLIVLAIPFFIVSLIAEGLIVQKMKREGRPLVGHTVRDTAASMSMGLGNLAINLVWKGAAFAVYAALYRLTPLRLGTGPWAWVLLFFADDFCYYWFHRVHHECRFFWASHVVHHSSQHYNLSTALRQTWTPMTGLPFWMPLALLGFHPVMIVTAQSISLLYQYWVHTEAIGRMGPLEWVLNTPSHHRVHHASNVQYLDKNYGGILIVWDRLFGTFQPEVETPVYGLTKNLHTFNPARIAFHEYAAILKDLQRPEPLRTRLGRVFHGPDWTPGPERPPDNTAQTLSA; encoded by the coding sequence ATGGAAGAGCTCCACATCCCCGACCTCATTGTCCTGGCCATCCCCTTCTTCATCGTCTCGCTCATCGCCGAGGGGCTGATCGTCCAGAAGATGAAGCGCGAGGGCCGCCCGCTCGTGGGACACACCGTCCGGGACACCGCCGCCAGCATGTCCATGGGGCTGGGCAACCTGGCCATCAACCTGGTCTGGAAGGGCGCCGCCTTCGCGGTGTACGCCGCGCTCTACCGGCTCACGCCGCTGCGGCTGGGCACCGGCCCCTGGGCCTGGGTGCTGCTCTTCTTCGCGGACGACTTTTGCTACTACTGGTTCCACCGCGTCCATCACGAGTGCCGCTTCTTCTGGGCCTCGCACGTGGTCCACCACTCCAGCCAGCACTACAACCTCTCGACGGCGCTGCGGCAGACGTGGACGCCCATGACGGGGCTGCCCTTCTGGATGCCCCTGGCGCTGCTGGGCTTCCACCCGGTGATGATCGTCACCGCGCAGTCCATCAGCCTGCTCTACCAGTACTGGGTCCACACCGAGGCCATCGGGCGGATGGGCCCCCTGGAGTGGGTGCTCAACACGCCCTCGCACCACCGCGTCCACCATGCCTCCAACGTGCAGTACCTCGACAAGAACTACGGCGGCATCCTCATCGTCTGGGACCGGCTCTTCGGCACCTTCCAGCCCGAGGTGGAGACCCCCGTGTATGGGCTGACGAAGAACCTCCACACCTTCAACCCGGCGCGCATTGCCTTCCACGAGTACGCCGCCATCCTGAAGGACCTGCAGCGCCCCGAGCCCCTGCGCACCCGGCTGGGCCGCGTCTTCCACGGCCCAGACTGGACGCCCGGGCCCGAACGTCCCCCGGACAACACTGCGCAGACCCTTTCCGCTTGA